Proteins from one Clostridium cellulovorans 743B genomic window:
- a CDS encoding DNA methyltransferase, whose amino-acid sequence MKQIITTPFNFLNIFIPGKLIVYIDPPYNTGARDWKYNNDYVDSSDAYRHSKWLSMMEKRLKLAKKLLNPDDSILMITIDDIELCHLRVLIESIFSECNLQIVDMFINPKGKARVGRLSQVDEYLILVYMGSATTIPDRNNDSAEEIRWPYLRRSDVESARGTTKGGTQQFYPIYVNIKTERIVEIGSALSPEQPLSDAKKIDGAVAVFPIREDGKHMNWGLTGESLKYAIENGCVRVSKGKNKYQPYNFAYVTMPSIKKALSGEYNVSGVNEDGTKIITLPNGSEHQKPTAWKETHYDANAYGTKLIGKMLGEKRFSFPKSLYSVLDALRIYLSGKPQALVVDFFAGSGTTLHAVNLLNEMDDGHRRCIMVTNNEVSEAEAKNLEEEGKHPGEDSWERYGIARYVTWPRTVCSIKGVDVNGKKLQGSYEITKEEFYSEKVSILDDNGKNKMKTVFLKKKTQVYPELTGVKMSDGFLTNAAFFKLSFLDKTSIALGRQFKELIPVLWMKGGAVGKCPVLDTGDLPGMLILPQNELAVLIDEIYYSEFDAKLTGYPEIKTVFIVTDSESAYREMIRTYENKDCYQLYRDYLDNFRINIGR is encoded by the coding sequence TTGAAGCAGATAATTACCACGCCCTTCAACTTCTTGAATATCTTTATACCGGGAAAGTTGATTGTATATATAGACCCTCCATATAACACTGGGGCGAGAGATTGGAAGTACAATAATGATTATGTTGATAGTTCCGATGCGTATCGACATAGTAAGTGGCTTTCCATGATGGAAAAACGTTTAAAATTAGCAAAGAAATTATTAAATCCGGATGATTCCATTTTAATGATTACAATCGACGATATTGAATTATGTCATCTAAGAGTTCTGATTGAATCAATATTTTCTGAATGCAATTTACAAATAGTTGATATGTTTATTAACCCCAAAGGAAAAGCAAGAGTAGGTAGATTGTCTCAAGTAGATGAATATCTTATTCTTGTTTATATGGGAAGTGCAACCACAATTCCAGATAGAAATAATGATTCAGCAGAAGAAATTAGATGGCCATATTTAAGACGTAGTGATGTGGAATCGGCACGTGGCACTACAAAAGGTGGTACACAGCAGTTTTATCCGATATATGTAAATATAAAAACAGAAAGAATTGTGGAAATTGGTTCGGCGCTTTCTCCAGAGCAACCCTTATCTGACGCAAAAAAAATAGATGGTGCTGTTGCAGTATTTCCAATCAGAGAAGATGGGAAACATATGAACTGGGGACTTACTGGAGAAAGTCTAAAATACGCCATAGAGAATGGATGTGTTAGAGTTTCAAAAGGAAAAAATAAATATCAACCTTATAATTTCGCATACGTAACAATGCCGAGTATAAAAAAGGCTCTATCTGGCGAATACAATGTTTCAGGAGTAAACGAAGATGGAACAAAAATAATTACGCTTCCTAATGGAAGCGAGCATCAGAAGCCGACAGCTTGGAAGGAAACGCACTATGATGCTAACGCATATGGAACAAAATTAATTGGTAAAATGCTTGGAGAAAAAAGGTTTTCTTTCCCAAAATCTTTGTATAGTGTATTAGATGCGCTGCGTATTTATTTGTCTGGGAAACCTCAAGCATTAGTGGTCGATTTTTTTGCAGGATCAGGAACAACATTGCACGCAGTAAATTTGCTCAATGAAATGGACGATGGACACCGAAGATGTATTATGGTAACAAACAATGAAGTGTCGGAAGCAGAAGCAAAAAACTTGGAGGAAGAAGGTAAACATCCCGGAGAAGATTCTTGGGAAAGATATGGGATAGCGCGATATGTTACATGGCCAAGAACGGTTTGTAGTATTAAAGGTGTAGACGTAAATGGCAAGAAACTCCAAGGTAGCTATGAAATAACTAAGGAAGAGTTCTATAGTGAAAAAGTTAGTATACTTGATGACAACGGCAAAAACAAAATGAAAACAGTATTTTTAAAGAAAAAAACACAAGTTTATCCAGAATTAACAGGGGTTAAAATGAGCGATGGTTTTCTAACAAATGCAGCATTCTTTAAACTGAGTTTTCTTGATAAAACATCAATTGCTCTTGGTAGACAATTTAAGGAGCTCATCCCTGTTCTCTGGATGAAGGGCGGCGCTGTTGGGAAATGTCCGGTGTTGGATACTGGGGATTTACCTGGTATGTTAATTCTGCCTCAAAACGAGCTGGCAGTCTTAATTGATGAAATTTACTATTCAGAATTCGACGCTAAGTTGACGGGATATCCGGAAATTAAAACTGTTTTTATTGTGACAGACTCTGAAAGTGCCTATCGAGAGATGATTCGCACATACGAAAATAAGGACTGCTATCAGCTTTACAGAGACTATTTAGATAATTTCCGTATCAATATAGGGAGGTAA